A single region of the Maniola jurtina chromosome 6, ilManJurt1.1, whole genome shotgun sequence genome encodes:
- the LOC123866431 gene encoding collagen alpha-2(I) chain-like isoform X2, which produces MKTPLIFLICIVATFAIIEAVPWFRHNPTKIYGKTESENNGAADFGVDEIGVNGDDTEIKSGEGLTRGDQNADENQDEGEGLDDEGGNGYQSRRGFQAGRGIQGGRRPQGGHGNKSFESIGGRRNLGGRGYPGTRRNEGRRNQDSGDDSEYHKTSDEDDSFEDAALRWQEVRRRFFGYYGRQNQVGKSYEYPRGSRFQGQGYPSYRDEGRNGNENNNEEEDQDHNGYKELDRNPDSSDDENRWQQSYPGSQGDCGNTVRNFGNGTFQVASGGLDTNGCQYGNQNENNDNRNMEYDGDQDYADGNQNEKLAGKGNRGGYNYGSHNEGQAGSRGQAGFRGQAGNTGEAGFRGQVGNRSETGFRGQAGNRGEAGFRGQVGNRSETGFRGQAGNRDEAGFRGQVGNRGETGFRSQADHRGRASNNEENGDENQGHNRSINRDSRRIPNIMNIGNGEGNRNTVYLH; this is translated from the exons ATGAAAACGCCTCTGATctttttaatttgcattgtTGCAACATTTGCAATAATCGAAGCTGTTCCTTG gTTCAGGCATAATCCAACAAAAATATATGGAAAAACCGAGAG TGAAAACAATGGCGCAGCTGATTTTGGAGTCGATGAGATCGGAGTAAATGGCGATGATACTGAAATTAAAAG TGGTGAAGGTTTAACACGTGGGGACCAAAATGCTGATGAAAATCAAGATGAAGGTGAAGGACTCGATGACGAAGGTGGTAATGGATATCAAAGTAGACGTGGATTCCAAGCTGGCCGTGGTATACAGGGAGGCCGTAGACCTCAAGGTGGTCATGGAAATAAAAGCTTTGAAAGCATCGGCGGCCGGAGGAACCTAGGTGGACGTGGATATCCAGGGACCCGAAGGAATGAAGGACGACGAAACCAAGACAGTGGTGATGACAG tgaATACCATAAAACATCTGATGAAGACGACAGCTTTGAAGATGCCGCGCTGAG ATGGCAAGAAGTAAGACGGCGCTTTTTCGGCTACTACGGCAGACAGAACCAGGTTGGTAAGAGTTACGAGTATCCAAGAGGCAGCAGATTCCAAGGTCAAGGATACCCAAGTTATAGAGATGAAGGTCGAAATGGCAACGAAAATAATAACGAAGAAGAAGACCAAGACCATAATGGATACAAAGAACTTGACAGAAATCCAGACTCTAGTGATGATGAAAACAG ATGGCAACAGAGTTATCCGGGAAGTCAAGGTGACTGCGGCAATACCGTTCGCAATTTTGGCAATGGCACATTTCAAGTTGCCAGTGGAGGTCTAGATACAAACGGATGCCAATATGGCAACCAAAATGAAAACAACGACAACAGAAATATGGAATACGACGGTGACCAGGATTACGCCGACGGCAATCAGAATGAAAAGCTAGCTGGTAAAGGAAACCGCGGTGGTTACAACTACGGTAGTCACAACGAGGGTCAAGCCGGTAGCAGGGGCCAAGCTGGCTTCAGGGGTCAAGCTGGCAACACGGGTGAAGCTGGCTTCAGGGGTCAAGTTGGCAACAGGAGTGAAACTGGCTTCAGGGGTCAAGCTGGCAACAGGGGCGAAGCTGGCTTCAGGGGTCAAGTTGGCAACAGGAGTGAAACTGGCTTCAGGGGTCAAGCTGGCAACAGGGACGAAGCTGGCTTCAGGGGTCAAGTTGGCAACAGAGGTGAAACTGGCTTCAGGAGTCAAGCTGACCACAGGGGCCGAGCTAGTAACAATGAAGAAAATGGGGATGAAAATCAAGGCCACAATCGTAGTATAAACAG AGATTCACGCAGGATACCGAACATTATGAATATAGGAAATGGCGAAGGAAATAGGAACACTGTTTATTTACATTAG
- the LOC123866431 gene encoding uncharacterized protein DDB_G0290685-like isoform X3: protein MKTPLIFLICIVATFAIIEAVPWFRHNPTKIYGKTESENNGAADFGVDEIGVNGDDTEIKSGEGLTRGDQNADENQDEGEGLDDEGGNGYQSRRGFQAGRGIQGGRRPQGGHGNKSFESIGGRRNLGGRGYPGTRRNEGRRNQDSGDDSEYHKTSDEDDSFEDAALRWQEVRRRFFGYYGRQNQVGKSYEYPRGSRFQGQGYPSYRDEGRNGNENNNEEEDQDHNGYKELDRNPDSSDDENRRWQQSYPGSQGDCGNTVRNFGNGTFQVASGGLDTNGCQYGNQNENNDNRNMEYDGDQDYADGNQNEKLAGKGNRGGYNYGSHNEGQAGSRGQAGFRGQAGNTGEAGFRGQVGNRGRASNNEENGDENQGHNRSINRDSRRIPNIMNIGNGEGNRNTVYLH, encoded by the exons ATGAAAACGCCTCTGATctttttaatttgcattgtTGCAACATTTGCAATAATCGAAGCTGTTCCTTG gTTCAGGCATAATCCAACAAAAATATATGGAAAAACCGAGAG TGAAAACAATGGCGCAGCTGATTTTGGAGTCGATGAGATCGGAGTAAATGGCGATGATACTGAAATTAAAAG TGGTGAAGGTTTAACACGTGGGGACCAAAATGCTGATGAAAATCAAGATGAAGGTGAAGGACTCGATGACGAAGGTGGTAATGGATATCAAAGTAGACGTGGATTCCAAGCTGGCCGTGGTATACAGGGAGGCCGTAGACCTCAAGGTGGTCATGGAAATAAAAGCTTTGAAAGCATCGGCGGCCGGAGGAACCTAGGTGGACGTGGATATCCAGGGACCCGAAGGAATGAAGGACGACGAAACCAAGACAGTGGTGATGACAG tgaATACCATAAAACATCTGATGAAGACGACAGCTTTGAAGATGCCGCGCTGAG ATGGCAAGAAGTAAGACGGCGCTTTTTCGGCTACTACGGCAGACAGAACCAGGTTGGTAAGAGTTACGAGTATCCAAGAGGCAGCAGATTCCAAGGTCAAGGATACCCAAGTTATAGAGATGAAGGTCGAAATGGCAACGAAAATAATAACGAAGAAGAAGACCAAGACCATAATGGATACAAAGAACTTGACAGAAATCCAGACTCTAGTGATGATGAAAACAG AAGATGGCAACAGAGTTATCCGGGAAGTCAAGGTGACTGCGGCAATACCGTTCGCAATTTTGGCAATGGCACATTTCAAGTTGCCAGTGGAGGTCTAGATACAAACGGATGCCAATATGGCAACCAAAATGAAAACAACGACAACAGAAATATGGAATACGACGGTGACCAGGATTACGCCGACGGCAATCAGAATGAAAAGCTAGCTGGTAAAGGAAACCGCGGTGGTTACAACTACGGTAGTCACAACGAGGGTCAAGCCGGTAGCAGGGGCCAAGCTGGCTTCAGGGGTCAAGCTGGCAACACGGGTGAAGCTGGCTTCAGGGGTCAAGTTGGCAACAG GGGCCGAGCTAGTAACAATGAAGAAAATGGGGATGAAAATCAAGGCCACAATCGTAGTATAAACAG AGATTCACGCAGGATACCGAACATTATGAATATAGGAAATGGCGAAGGAAATAGGAACACTGTTTATTTACATTAG
- the LOC123866431 gene encoding collagen alpha-2(I) chain-like isoform X1 encodes MKTPLIFLICIVATFAIIEAVPWFRHNPTKIYGKTESENNGAADFGVDEIGVNGDDTEIKSGEGLTRGDQNADENQDEGEGLDDEGGNGYQSRRGFQAGRGIQGGRRPQGGHGNKSFESIGGRRNLGGRGYPGTRRNEGRRNQDSGDDSEYHKTSDEDDSFEDAALRWQEVRRRFFGYYGRQNQVGKSYEYPRGSRFQGQGYPSYRDEGRNGNENNNEEEDQDHNGYKELDRNPDSSDDENRRWQQSYPGSQGDCGNTVRNFGNGTFQVASGGLDTNGCQYGNQNENNDNRNMEYDGDQDYADGNQNEKLAGKGNRGGYNYGSHNEGQAGSRGQAGFRGQAGNTGEAGFRGQVGNRSETGFRGQAGNRGEAGFRGQVGNRSETGFRGQAGNRDEAGFRGQVGNRGETGFRSQADHRGRASNNEENGDENQGHNRSINRDSRRIPNIMNIGNGEGNRNTVYLH; translated from the exons ATGAAAACGCCTCTGATctttttaatttgcattgtTGCAACATTTGCAATAATCGAAGCTGTTCCTTG gTTCAGGCATAATCCAACAAAAATATATGGAAAAACCGAGAG TGAAAACAATGGCGCAGCTGATTTTGGAGTCGATGAGATCGGAGTAAATGGCGATGATACTGAAATTAAAAG TGGTGAAGGTTTAACACGTGGGGACCAAAATGCTGATGAAAATCAAGATGAAGGTGAAGGACTCGATGACGAAGGTGGTAATGGATATCAAAGTAGACGTGGATTCCAAGCTGGCCGTGGTATACAGGGAGGCCGTAGACCTCAAGGTGGTCATGGAAATAAAAGCTTTGAAAGCATCGGCGGCCGGAGGAACCTAGGTGGACGTGGATATCCAGGGACCCGAAGGAATGAAGGACGACGAAACCAAGACAGTGGTGATGACAG tgaATACCATAAAACATCTGATGAAGACGACAGCTTTGAAGATGCCGCGCTGAG ATGGCAAGAAGTAAGACGGCGCTTTTTCGGCTACTACGGCAGACAGAACCAGGTTGGTAAGAGTTACGAGTATCCAAGAGGCAGCAGATTCCAAGGTCAAGGATACCCAAGTTATAGAGATGAAGGTCGAAATGGCAACGAAAATAATAACGAAGAAGAAGACCAAGACCATAATGGATACAAAGAACTTGACAGAAATCCAGACTCTAGTGATGATGAAAACAG AAGATGGCAACAGAGTTATCCGGGAAGTCAAGGTGACTGCGGCAATACCGTTCGCAATTTTGGCAATGGCACATTTCAAGTTGCCAGTGGAGGTCTAGATACAAACGGATGCCAATATGGCAACCAAAATGAAAACAACGACAACAGAAATATGGAATACGACGGTGACCAGGATTACGCCGACGGCAATCAGAATGAAAAGCTAGCTGGTAAAGGAAACCGCGGTGGTTACAACTACGGTAGTCACAACGAGGGTCAAGCCGGTAGCAGGGGCCAAGCTGGCTTCAGGGGTCAAGCTGGCAACACGGGTGAAGCTGGCTTCAGGGGTCAAGTTGGCAACAGGAGTGAAACTGGCTTCAGGGGTCAAGCTGGCAACAGGGGCGAAGCTGGCTTCAGGGGTCAAGTTGGCAACAGGAGTGAAACTGGCTTCAGGGGTCAAGCTGGCAACAGGGACGAAGCTGGCTTCAGGGGTCAAGTTGGCAACAGAGGTGAAACTGGCTTCAGGAGTCAAGCTGACCACAGGGGCCGAGCTAGTAACAATGAAGAAAATGGGGATGAAAATCAAGGCCACAATCGTAGTATAAACAG AGATTCACGCAGGATACCGAACATTATGAATATAGGAAATGGCGAAGGAAATAGGAACACTGTTTATTTACATTAG
- the LOC123866431 gene encoding uncharacterized protein DDB_G0290685-like isoform X4, whose translation MKTPLIFLICIVATFAIIEAVPWFRHNPTKIYGKTESENNGAADFGVDEIGVNGDDTEIKSGEGLTRGDQNADENQDEGEGLDDEGGNGYQSRRGFQAGRGIQGGRRPQGGHGNKSFESIGGRRNLGGRGYPGTRRNEGRRNQDSGDDSEYHKTSDEDDSFEDAALRWQEVRRRFFGYYGRQNQVGKSYEYPRGSRFQGQGYPSYRDEGRNGNENNNEEEDQDHNGYKELDRNPDSSDDENRRWQQSYPGSQGDCGNTVRNFGNGTFQVASGGLDTNGCQYGNQNENNDNRNMEYDGDQDYADGNQNEKLAGKGNRGGYNYGSHNEGQAGSRGQAGFRGQAGNTGEAGFRGQVGNRSETGFRGQAGNRGEAGFRGQVGNRRAELVTMKKMGMKIKATIVV comes from the exons ATGAAAACGCCTCTGATctttttaatttgcattgtTGCAACATTTGCAATAATCGAAGCTGTTCCTTG gTTCAGGCATAATCCAACAAAAATATATGGAAAAACCGAGAG TGAAAACAATGGCGCAGCTGATTTTGGAGTCGATGAGATCGGAGTAAATGGCGATGATACTGAAATTAAAAG TGGTGAAGGTTTAACACGTGGGGACCAAAATGCTGATGAAAATCAAGATGAAGGTGAAGGACTCGATGACGAAGGTGGTAATGGATATCAAAGTAGACGTGGATTCCAAGCTGGCCGTGGTATACAGGGAGGCCGTAGACCTCAAGGTGGTCATGGAAATAAAAGCTTTGAAAGCATCGGCGGCCGGAGGAACCTAGGTGGACGTGGATATCCAGGGACCCGAAGGAATGAAGGACGACGAAACCAAGACAGTGGTGATGACAG tgaATACCATAAAACATCTGATGAAGACGACAGCTTTGAAGATGCCGCGCTGAG ATGGCAAGAAGTAAGACGGCGCTTTTTCGGCTACTACGGCAGACAGAACCAGGTTGGTAAGAGTTACGAGTATCCAAGAGGCAGCAGATTCCAAGGTCAAGGATACCCAAGTTATAGAGATGAAGGTCGAAATGGCAACGAAAATAATAACGAAGAAGAAGACCAAGACCATAATGGATACAAAGAACTTGACAGAAATCCAGACTCTAGTGATGATGAAAACAG AAGATGGCAACAGAGTTATCCGGGAAGTCAAGGTGACTGCGGCAATACCGTTCGCAATTTTGGCAATGGCACATTTCAAGTTGCCAGTGGAGGTCTAGATACAAACGGATGCCAATATGGCAACCAAAATGAAAACAACGACAACAGAAATATGGAATACGACGGTGACCAGGATTACGCCGACGGCAATCAGAATGAAAAGCTAGCTGGTAAAGGAAACCGCGGTGGTTACAACTACGGTAGTCACAACGAGGGTCAAGCCGGTAGCAGGGGCCAAGCTGGCTTCAGGGGTCAAGCTGGCAACACGGGTGAAGCTGGCTTCAGGGGTCAAGTTGGCAACAGGAGTGAAACTGGCTTCAGGGGTCAAGCTGGCAACAGGGGCGAAGCTGGCTTCAGGGGTCAAGTTGGCAACAGGA GGGCCGAGCTAGTAACAATGAAGAAAATGGGGATGAAAATCAAGGCCACAATCGTAGTATAA